The Setaria viridis chromosome 9, Setaria_viridis_v4.0, whole genome shotgun sequence sequence ATGGCTAAATTACTGTTTGCTATTGCCTAGATTAAGTCTACTTTTCATTTGACATGGCATCCATACCAACACAATTCCAATTTTTTTTGGTTCACTTAGTTATTTCTTACCTGGGGGGATTATCTTAAATTTCTTCAGGTGAAAGGACATTTGGTGTATTGACTAAGCTTGATTTGATGGACAAGGGAACAAATGCACTTGATGTACGTGTCCACTGCTCTCTTGCAATCTTGCTCTGTGTGAATTTAGTATGTAATTGGAAACTTTATTGCCTTTGGACTCTGTAACATCAGTGCTTCTTTCCTCTCGTTTAGGTTCTTGAAGGAAGAGCTTACAGACTGCAGCATCCTTGGGTGGGAATTGTAAACCGTTCACAAGCAGATATCAACAAGAATGTTGACATGATTATTGCTAGGAGAAAAGAGCAAGAGTTCTTTGCTTCCAGTCCTGACTACTCCCATCTAGCCAGCAGGATGGGTTCAGAATATCTTGCTAAACTTCTTTCGCAGGTTTAAAAATTCTTCTGTTCTTTTCATTTCTATTGTTTGTGAGCTAAAAATGGTGCAGTGATCTAATGTTGTTTCCAATATTCAGCAATTAGAGGCTGTGATCAGAGCACGCATTCCAAGTATAACATCTTTGATAAACAAAACAATTGATGAGCTTGAATCCGAGATGGATCACCTTGGTAGACCTATTGCCTCTGATGCTGGGGTAAACTTACTGAACATTTGAGCTAGATTGCATTGAATTCAATTGGACAAAGGAACATCATGCCTTGCTTTTGCAGGCTCAACTGTACCTCATACTGGAGCTTTGCCGTGCATTTGACAAAATATTTAAGGAACATCTTGACGGAGGGTAATTGCGTATAcgttatttcatcttttttatttttctagacCATACCCATCTATTGGTTGTTCACGActgcctggacatctgaaatgTGAATGTAAATATCGCAGACGACCTGGTGGTGATCGAATTTATGGGGTTTTTGACAATCAACTCCCTTCTGCTCTGCGGAAGCTTCCATTTGACCGTCACCTCTCCGTGCAAAATGTTAAGCGGGTTGTATCACAAGCAGACGGTTATCAGCCTCATTTAATTGCTCCTGAGCAAGGGTACCGTCGTCTGATTGAATCTGCTCTCAATTATTTTAGAGGACCAGCTGAAGCTTCTGTAGACGCTGTAAGAAATCTTCTCCCTGCGCTGATTACATTAGTACTTCCTTTCATCAACTGAAGAGTCTCTTACCCTCACTGCAGGTGCATTTTGTTTTGAAAGAGTTGGTGAGGATGTCCATTGGGGAGACTCAGGTTGGTCCTTTTGTTTCTTGGATACCAAAGTATCAGTTACACCCTTTTCCCCATGTACTTCAGTTGCAAAAGTTACTATACATCTTTAGGAGTTAAAAAGATTTCCAACTCTCCAAGCGGAGCTTGCTGCTGCATGCTATGTGGCCCTCGAGAGATTCCGTGAAGATGGACGGAAAACTACTCTGCGGCTGGTTGATATGGAGTCAGCATATTTGACGGTGGAGTTCTTCCGCAAACTCCCGCAGGAAGTTGATAAGACTGGACCTGGAAATCCCAGAACCGCAAACCCTCCTCCTACTCCTTCAGATGATCGTTACACAGATGCACACTTCAGGAGGATTGCTTCCAATGTGTCCTCATACATTGGCATGGTGTCTGAAACGCTGAAGAATACTATCCCCAAGTCTGTTGTTCACTGTCAAGTCCGTGAAGCTAAGCGGTCCCTGCTTAACCATTTCTATACTCAAGTGGGCAGGAAAGATGTGAGTAACCTTCTTTGTTTTCATACTCTGTTCATATCTCCTCGTAGCAAAACCCTCCGATGATAAAATTTCATACTCTCTTCATCTCTCCTCTTAGCAAAACCCTCCGATGataaaatttgtttttgcaGGCTAAGCAACTTGCAGTACTCCTCGATGAGGATCCTGCACTCATGGAGCGCAGGCTGCAATGCTTCAAGAGGCTTGAGCTGTACAAGTCTGCACGTGATGAGATCGATGCCGTGGCATGGACACGATGAAGGTAACATCTGACATGCTTGTTAGTCAGTCTCCTTTTTAATTAGATGTGTTGTGATTCAGCAAATGCAGAATTAACTGCCAGCTATTCTGCACTTTTGTTGTGAAATCTTGGTAGACTGATCACTTGTCTTGTATATTAGCCTGTTAATATCAGTTGTTATGTGCTTGCATTATATCTATGTCTCAGCTCTCAGCTGCTCTTATGGAACACAAATCTAATAGTCTTTCATAACCCATGTGCAGACTTGTCTGCACGAATGAGAATGGAGTCTGTTCCTGATACCTAGATTCTGTAGGATGCACATGTTGTTTCTTAAGCCCTAGTCATTCCATTCAGTGGTAGGTGTAGACTGCAGAATTTGGACTTTCAGGTAACTGCATTTTTTGTGCTGATTCAAATATTCAATATTGTTTGATCCAACTTGCCTCCAGTCAAATACGCACTGTTGGCCGCGAGCACTGCCATGCAACTGAATCAGGGAAGTTATCAGGCGCAGTCCACCGTTAACATATAGGCCTAACATATACTATAATACTAATAGGAGTTGGATAAGAGCCGTCCGATAAACAATACTGCGTGCTCGACGCCTCGGCCTGCAAGACCCGTCTGCCGGCTGCTACCTTTATTTGTTAGTATTGCTGGCATCTTCCACTCCCGGGATGCATGACGCGTGCAGGAGCAGAACCACCCGAAACGGGGATCAGGTCAGTCAGCTCCCGCGCAAGCCTTTGTCAATTTCCCGATGGTTCCCCGGGGCGCCTGCATTCTTTCTTTCAGCAGCATGCAAATCAGTCGTGTGTTCTTTTCTGGTCAGTTGTGCACTCCCGTTGATCTGACTCTTGGGTTCGTCCGGAAATTCCTCGCCTGTTGGCCACGGATCCGCACTTTCTAGACGGCGTTTTTTCGCGCCGTGTGTGTAATCTTCCGTGAGTTCCCCGCACATGCACAGAACAGGTCTTCTGGAACAGAAATGCAGAATGCGTGACGTGTTCGCCGGATTTTGACAAGTTCAGGCACCTTCATCTGACCGGAAATAATCGTGCTAAGAACAACAATCTCCAAACCATACACGTCATATGCTAGAGTTTCCGGTGAAGTTTTTTGCCTGGCTAGTCAGAAGAAATGTGCTGCTCTCGATTAGGCTCTGAGCCGTCTTCATTGCTGATTAATAACTCCTTCACATAGGTCATTACCGGGTGTCCACATTCTGCACAGGTACCAAACCGACATCGCTGCCGATCCATAGTACCCGTGCGTGATAGCAGCACAAGATTTTCCGACCAGTATTGATTGGTGGTAGTAACAAGAGCTGATTATTGCTTATGCTATCTGTCACGGTCGTGATGGTAATGCCCGAACAAAATCCAAGGCCGCACCTTGGACTTCAGAAGCGTACATAAGAACGGCAGGCCTGACTTTCtcttctacattttttttcttctcttcttttctttaagGTGAACCATAGGCCTGTAGCTGTTGGCCATTACTCGCTCATGGCTCATAGCCCCCGTGGCTGCTACCTACTAGTAGTAGTAGCGCTTGTTATGCCCGTGCAGGCCTTCCTCTTCCAGCCTTGTCTCTTGTCttgtgctgccgctgccgctggcgcACTCGCCCGGAGCCCCGGATCCCGGACGTGGGCGAGCCGCCGCTCTCGACCACGCCTTAAACTAGAGTTGGTTGCACATGTAATCCCGTGGCGCGCCTGCTCGCCACGCCACATGCCGGGCACGGGCGGCGCCCACGTACGCGCTCCGACGGGGGACGACCGCGGCATGATTGCGATGCCCCCGATGGAACAAGCAATGATACGACGATCCTCCTGCCTGTGCCTGCCTCCGTCGTGTGcgcagggggagggggtggtgatGTGTTGGCGACTCGGCGTCCCCCGCCCCCCGGTCATCTGCCGCTGCTCTCCTCGGAATAGAGACTGCTTCCCCGTCAGCTCCTGTTGCTGTCTACCGTCAAAACCTGGACAAGTTCAGGTACTGTACACATGGGCCAGTGACGTATACCAccagatggatggatggatacgCGTATAGGAAGCTTCTGTGTGTCACGCCCGTCGGCCCATCTCTCTCGGGCACTTGGCACTATTCGCGTAGACCCTGGGACAGTATACTAGCGTATGGTATCTATACTCCCATGGAGATTGGAGAAATGCACAGCGAAAATTCACTGATGAAACGGCTCCGTCTCAAAAGCAAATACACAGAAAATGGCATCCGCTCTCCAGCAACCTTCTGTACCGGCTGTACCGGCAGTGTGTTAATGGCATGTGCGGGCGTTTTGTGCGCCATATTTTCGGCGTCTGACTTGAGCCCAATCGACCTAGGACTCTACATAGGAGTACAAGTATAGCAAGCGGAGCTGTCGGGATGCCACCACCCTATATGTGCGCAGCCGCGCAGGACATGAATTTCGATCCCGAACCAAACCGCCAAAGGACGGGACAGCGAGAGGGGATCATAAAACCGTTGGCCTCTGATTCCTCCTCCTCACCAAAGAGCATGCGTGTGTGCCCCTCCCCGCATTGAATCTGTCCTTCGGTGAGAACGGGGGCAATAAATCCCGTCCATATGGACGTCCTAGGGAGCAATAACTCCGTTTGAAGGGTTTCCCGTTTAGTATTTTCGAATCGGCATGCAGTTCATTTGCGCATCCTGCATCCGGGTTTCGTTTTGGATCGTAGCGATTTCATGCAAAACAGCGTAATTTCCCATCGGTGTCAGGTTGTGCGGCATTGAACGAGTAGGCCCATAATGTCAGCCTCCGGTATGGTTTAGACTTGTTCGAAGTCAAATATTTCAACTTTAATTATGAATAGAGAAAATATTATCATAGAGATTAATAGCATAAAAATTATGTTACCAACCatgtaacttttttatttaaaataaattatttttaaaggTATTGTTGGTTAAAGTTTAAAAGATTTGACTTTTGAAAAAGCTAAACGTAACTatattttggaacagagggagtaggtTTTTTTAGAGGGGAACATGATGGATTCTGGTGTAAAATGTAAAAAACTTCTTAAATTCACCAAAAAccatagttttatcttttatgcAATCTGCGCCAAAaaaaattttctaaaaaaaagaaatcactcTGTGTCAATTGATTGACTGTTCTTTTTTGTGCGCAAGTGTGCAACTCATGGGAAATAGACATGCAATTTGCAAATCAGTGGCTCAAGTGATCCCTTGTGAGAGAATGGTATGGTCTCTAAATAAATGGTAAAATAAACATTTTGGTCGCTGAACTTTGAtcaagttcgtccctcaactttcaaatTATCCAATTTAGTCCCTCAAATTTCATTTTTAGGTCAAACCTGTCCTTGTGCTGATGCGGTGCTCTATGCTAGCATAGGACTAATCCAAAAAAGTCTTATTTGCCCAT is a genomic window containing:
- the LOC117837766 gene encoding phragmoplastin DRP1E, with product MATMENVIVLVNRIQRACTVLGDHGGGDGAASLPTLWEALPSVAVVGGQSSGKSSVLESIVGRDFLPRGSGIVTRRPLVLQLHKTQDGAQEYAEFLHMPKRRFTDFALVRKEIEDETDRLTGKTKQISPVPIHLSIYSPNVVNLTLIDLPGLTKVAVEGQPETIVQDIENMVRSYVDKPNCIILAISPANQDIATSDAIKLARDVDPTGERTFGVLTKLDLMDKGTNALDVLEGRAYRLQHPWVGIVNRSQADINKNVDMIIARRKEQEFFASSPDYSHLASRMGSEYLAKLLSQQLEAVIRARIPSITSLINKTIDELESEMDHLGRPIASDAGAQLYLILELCRAFDKIFKEHLDGGRPGGDRIYGVFDNQLPSALRKLPFDRHLSVQNVKRVVSQADGYQPHLIAPEQGYRRLIESALNYFRGPAEASVDAVHFVLKELVRMSIGETQELKRFPTLQAELAAACYVALERFREDGRKTTLRLVDMESAYLTVEFFRKLPQEVDKTGPGNPRTANPPPTPSDDRYTDAHFRRIASNVSSYIGMVSETLKNTIPKSVVHCQVREAKRSLLNHFYTQVGRKDAKQLAVLLDEDPALMERRLQCFKRLELYKSARDEIDAVAWTR